The genomic window AAGAATTCAGGAGTGCTCATATCTTCTTTTTGACAAACATTAGGAGTTTCTGAAGCTTATATCTGAGGTGTTTAGATTGGAGGATGAATTGTTAGGCATCTCATTGACATTCATCTCCAGCGGCAAAGtgtgtggagggccacaggggcaGCTGCCCTGGGTGCGAAATTGTTagaggtgcaaaatttcaacaccctgtGCTGCCTCAGTACTGGTGTACACTTCTGTCGCTGGGCTCCCTTGAAAATGGCTTCCCCATGTGAAAaaggaagtgacttctccagacaatggaacaaatCTTCTTTTCTTATCAATATGGCTGTGTGAGGTTTGAGGAAAATACAAGGGAGAGTAAGCTTGATCTATTACAAAAATGATACCATGTGTGAGTTGATTTGGGAGGCCTATGACTTGGCCCAAGATAAAAATGATACCCTGTGTGAATTGATCTGGGACGCTTGATGGTGATGGAGATGAAGCAGGAAGGGCGGGTAAAGGGTATGAAAGcctaccatatgtggtggcaatgtaaaattattatctgaagaaatgtgcatgcacacgaaagctcataccaagaacaaacttagttggtctaaggtgctactggacaatttatttattttttaaatattttctactgtgtcagaccaacacggctacctacctgaatctagaaccatggaaggcaccacattgagccacatgaaatggaagtccatcaaccaggtatctgaagaagtgtgcatgcacacgaaatctcataccaagaacaaaattaattgttctctaaggtgctactggacaattatatatatatatatatatatataacacctgGGAAGTAATATATAAAgatttgaagaaaatgttgaaaatgacTTTTGTTAAGAAAAAAATGAAGCTATGATCCTGGAAGGTACAGGACTTTATGGATTTACCAATACAAAAGACTTTGTTCCTGCATCTGAGAACAGATGCCAGGGCAAGAGCAGCCCATCCCTACAGAAGGAAGAAGCCACGCCAAAGAAGATTAAGGAGATTGGCAAAGCAAACTAATAAACTATACTAGACACACCAGacaatttcttttcttcccccccccctctttcctcaaAAATGGGAGAAATGTTCAGGAATAATCAGCAAGCTTTGTGTATTGGTTTCTACACTAGTTGAACTTTTAAAGGTCACTTGTAATAATATGTAtaaggttttaaaattggataGTTAAGAGTATAAGATTCTGTGGACATATATAAATAAGTATAGAAAATGGAACCAGGAGGGAGAGTTGGAGGGAAGTCAGTTAAGATGTATGATTTTCATTGTGATGTTTTTTCAttattggtttttttcttttttattataaaattaataaattgtatcAAAAAAGAAAATGGCTTCCCCATGTGAAaaaggaagtgacctctccagacaatggaatgacttcttttcttatctctgtggctgtgatctcctgggtgacgcagaTGCTGTTAGggagttgaatgtgcatgcatactctgtccatttccctttctccccaccaTCCCCATCCGCATTTGGCCCAggtactggcaacccatgctacaccactgttcCTTGCCACTTAAATGTAGGGCCTCCTGAAACTACTTTTGGTTTGTTTTCAGCAAGTCAGTGAATGTGTTGCAATGTGTAACATCTAGTGTGGAGCTAATACTATTTTGACTTTTTTTCTCATATTTCTTTTACACAGGAGAACACAACTTGTGACAATGTCAGAAGGAAACTTCACCACAATTACTGAATTTGTTTTGCTTGGATTCACAGATAACCAGAGTCTACAGTTTATTCTTTTCATAATGTTCTTACTGATTTACTTGTTGATCCTGGTGGGGAACATTGGCATGGTAACATTAATCAGGATTGACTCCCGCCTCCATACTCCCATGTATTTTTTCCTCAGCAGCCTGTCACTCTTGGATATTGGTTACTCCAGTGTCATTGCCCCCAGGACATTGATTAACTTTATAGTAGAAAGCAAAACTATTTCCTTCACTGGCTGTGCCctgcaatttttcttcttctgcattgcTGTATCCTGTGAGTGTTGCCTGCTGGGTGTGATGGCATATGACCGCTTCATTGCTATTTGCAACCCACTATTGTATACTGCTCTCATGTCCAGAAAGCTCTGTAATCTGCTTGTGGCTGGTTCCTATCTAATAGGTTCTGTGAATGCAGTGGTCCAGACATCCATTATATTTAATATGTCTTTTTGTAGTTCCAACATCATCAACCACTTCTTCTGTGATGTGCCCCCAATCCTAAAACTGTCCTGCTCGGACACAACAGTCATTGATATTATTCATTTCATCTTCTCAACAGCAATTGTATTGGTAACTATATTGGCCATTTCCATCTCTTACACATACATACTTATTGCCATCCTTCGGATCAACTCAGCCGAAGGCAGACATAAAGCCTTCTCCACCTGTGCCTCCCACCTTACAGCTGTCACCATATTCTATGCAACAGGAGCTTTCATGTATGTCCGGCCCAATTCAAAATATTCCATAGAGCAAGACAAAATCATCTCTGTTTTTTACACCCTTGCAATACCTATGTTGAATCCACTCATCTACAGTCTGAGAAACAAGGAGGTAAAGGAGGCTTTCAAAAGGCTGGTTGGAGGAAAGGTGGTCTCTCAGAGATATTAATcttcataataataaatacaatccTATATCGTACTTCATTCCTTATTgcagagttgttgctgttgttgttgtcgtcatcatcattatGGGCAACATATGGCGACCAACATGCTTTATAGGATTCTATTCCTATGACACTGCCCTGATGAACAATCCTCAGACTGGCAACAATCATCATAGTTATGACTTTGGGGGCAGGGATGGAGAGTGGGATACTTGATCAGAGTCTGGGCTCCACCTTCAGTGGGTAAGTAATATGCTGAGGCAACAATAACACAGCAATCAATGATCTACATGGTGCAGTGCCTAGACTTGAATAAATGTCACATTTCCTACAACAGACAGTGTCAATGGTCTTCTTATATTTCAGACAGGGTTCAACCCATGTTGACCACTCCATTGGACAGGGAGCCGCAACCAATCCTCACTTTAACGTCAGTGTGTGATGAGCATGTTTTCAAAAGCATGTTGTTCCCACTTTACATTTTGAGTATTACTCAGCAAACTGTGCATGCCTAAGAGCCTacccttttaaaaaccatactACTACAGTGGAGTGCACTGCTTGTTCCATGTGTGCAGGATCAGTTTCCTTTATTGCAATCTGAGGACGTAGTCAAGCTGTTGAATAAGTGTGGCCAACCACTTTCCCTCTTGAACTTTTCCCATCTTGGCTTCTTAAAGCTAGCTGTTAGGGATTGACTGGGTGTCCCCAGAACTTGAATGATGCTCCTTGAAAGAGGCTGTGGTCCATCCCTTCCTTAAGAAGACCTCGCTGGGACCTGAATTGCTGGGTAACTATTGCCCTGTAGCTAATATCCCCTTGGGATGTGCCCCTTGGAGGTGCTCAAAAGTGTGTTGCCAGTCTAGCTTCATGCATGCTTGAaggatccatttcagtctggcCTCAGACCCTGTCATGACATTTGTTGGAAGAGAGATGGCGGGGGAGCACATGCTCCAACATTtcacaaatgaaaatagggacatcctggggaaaagcagacattctgggatcacatcagaaactcggactgcttctgtaaatccaggatcatacctggaaaatagggacacttggagggtctgggggaAAGCTGCCTTGCTCACTTTTCTTGACCTTTCCTCAGCCTTTGTTACCATTGATGGTGATATCTAGTGACTTCTAGATTAGATTAATGCAATGAACTATTTatgaggctgcccttgaagatgacttagAAACTTGAATTGACTCAAAATGCAAAAGCCAGGCTACTGGCTGGGGTTTGATTGAGATCATATATAACCCCTTTTTCAAAAAAGTTACATTGGTTTGTTTCCaagcccagttcaaggtgctcaAGTTACTTTTTatgccccaaatatctgaacaTCAGCATCCTACAGACCTTCTTGGGTGTTGAAATCAGCAGAGGAGGCCCAATTGGCATTTCCACCTCCCTAAAAATGTCAAGTGACAGTGACCCAGGAAAGAGCaatttctgtggcagcccccccccaagttctgcTCCCCTCAGAGATGCATCTGTCTTCATCACTCACAGCTTTCAGTGAAAACTGAAGATGTACATCTTAACATGTGCTTTCAGGGCCAACCATATTCCGGTTACTGTAATCTGTTTGAACTCTTTCGAATTCTggtttttagattgtaagccccttTCAGTCCTGCTGGTTCCAATGACTTTGTTGGTATTGGTAACTGGTATTGTTGTTAATAGCTTTGGGAGTATGCAACAAATTTACAGTACTCTAAAACAAGATAAAGGAAAGTAACTAGTGAAGATTCCTACCAAATTGTGGTCTGAATGGAGAGGGGAAACTTTTGTTAGAAACTAATTAAAGATGAATAGTAGAAAGTAAAAGAAATTCCCAGGCTGTATGTCCTCATGTGATTATGCAGAGATGTCATACAGAGTATTTTAATTCATGTGTTTCAAGAATCTGGTTTCTAGGTAATACTAAAACAACTATAAAATGAGCATTTTTCTGAACATGCCTTATTCTG from Lacerta agilis isolate rLacAgi1 chromosome 1, rLacAgi1.pri, whole genome shotgun sequence includes these protein-coding regions:
- the LOC117044296 gene encoding olfactory receptor 1019-like, yielding MSEGNFTTITEFVLLGFTDNQSLQFILFIMFLLIYLLILVGNIGMVTLIRIDSRLHTPMYFFLSSLSLLDIGYSSVIAPRTLINFIVESKTISFTGCALQFFFFCIAVSCECCLLGVMAYDRFIAICNPLLYTALMSRKLCNLLVAGSYLIGSVNAVVQTSIIFNMSFCSSNIINHFFCDVPPILKLSCSDTTVIDIIHFIFSTAIVLVTILAISISYTYILIAILRINSAEGRHKAFSTCASHLTAVTIFYATGAFMYVRPNSKYSIEQDKIISVFYTLAIPMLNPLIYSLRNKEVKEAFKRLVGGKVVSQRY